The window ATAACCAAACCACATATCCAATATTAAACTATTGATTTAAAATTATTTTATCATTATTTTATTATATTTACCATTATGGCATATAACATGCATTAAATTTAATTAGAAGATTATCTATGTTTGGCGTGACCGGAAAACCGGAGCGACTTCGGATATATCTGCAATCATGATTGCTTATCTCATGAGCAGATTTCTTATTCGACGTGCTCCGGTTTTTTTATTTTTGAAGAAAGCATCTGAAAGGAAAGAAAAATGGAATGGATCAGACAATTCACAGATTACGGAATAATTGGATTCCTACTTCTTATGAGCATTATTGCTTTCGGAATTGCAATAGAAAGAAAACTCTATTTCCGCAGCATTGATCCTGATGATTTTCAAAGCCTGAAGTCGCCTGAGCTTGCGATGACCAAAAGGTTTCATGTTGTTGCGACCATCGGCAGCAACGCTCCTTATATCGGGCTTCTCGGTACGGTCATGGGCATAATGATGACATTTTCGACAATTGGAGAGGAAGGCATTGCCGATACAGGGAAAATCATGGCTGACCTCTCTATGGCAATGAAAACGACTGCTGCCGGGCTATTTGTCGCGATACCGGCTGTGGTGATTTACAATTATCTCTTAAGGGCAGTCAGGGAAAGAATACTGGAATGGGAGATCAGGCGTGGATGAGAAAGGCTTTGAAAATCTAAACTTTGTTCCCTTTGTCGATGTAATGCTGGTTCTGTTGACCATAGTACTGACGACATCAACATTCATTGCAGGCAAGACACTTCCTGTTTCTATACCTAAAGCTGACGGAGGTATAGCGCAGGGCAGACAAAAATACCTTCTCATTGAAATCGGCAGAAACGGATATGTGTGCATCGATTCAAAACAGGTTTCAACAGATGGACTACTCTCCTGCCTCGGAGAAAAAGGGAAAGACACTCCTGTTCTTGTAAGGCCTGACAAAAGCATCGAACTTCAAGGGTTTGTGGATGTTTTGATCTAATTAAAAAAGAAGGATTTGGTTCTGTAGATCTTCAGACGGAAGCAAGACTCCGAAATCAATATAAAACTTTCCGAGAGGTTATCCATGAAAGGAAAAACATATTTCCTGGAGCCAGAGAAGGGAGCTTCGCTCCTTGATGAAGCTGTGGAAAAGCTACGGATTCTGCGACAGGACAATTTTTCATCATTAATTGTCGAGCGCGTGGTTATTGGTATTTTTTTTACGGGTGTCAAGCTGTCGACCGGGTGTACCGGAGTTGCCTACACTCCTCCTGAAACTGCGCGAGCTGCGGGTCGACAGATACTGAAAGGCTCTGCCCCGAATTTTAGGGGCCAAAGCGCTCAAGACATACTTAATGGCAAACATACAAGCCCATTTGCAAATGTCGTAAGACTTGCGCTTATTAACGCCCTGTCAGTTCCCCTCATGAGGGAATATCTGGCCACAGGAAGCAACGGGCTTGATCTGACAGAATTTTCAGATTTTTTCGTTGACCGTAAGATATGCATGGTTGGCGCTATAATGCCTATACTCAAAAAACTAGATAAAATAACGGCTGCTGGAATACGGATAGTTGAGAGAAAAACAGACAGTATTCCTAAGAACAGAAAAATGCTGCTGGTTCATCCTGAGAATACTGCTGAAGCGCTTGGATGGTGCGATACAGCAGTCATCACAGGAGCTTCGATTGCTAACGGCAGCTTTGAGTATCTTGTTTCAAAGGTCAAGCCTGATGCCGCAATTGCCGTTGTGGGGCCTACAGCCGGCTTTATACCTTTGCCCCTTTTCAGGCGGAGGGTAGCAATTGTTTCTACAGTAACCGTCACCGATGGAGATATGGCTCTTGACATACTTGCCGAAGGCGGCGGCGCTTATCAGCTTTTTGGGAAATGCGTAAAAAAAATCAATCTACTCAACCGGGATAGGATGTTTGAACTCGGAATGCAGTTTTAATCAATTCAACTGTCATTGGAGGGCTTATGAAAAAAGAAAAAAAACTTGTTTATGCCGATCTTCTTGCAGAAGCGGGGAAATTCCACGGTGATATCTGCGC is drawn from Desulforegula conservatrix Mb1Pa and contains these coding sequences:
- the exbB gene encoding TonB-system energizer ExbB, with product MEWIRQFTDYGIIGFLLLMSIIAFGIAIERKLYFRSIDPDDFQSLKSPELAMTKRFHVVATIGSNAPYIGLLGTVMGIMMTFSTIGEEGIADTGKIMADLSMAMKTTAAGLFVAIPAVVIYNYLLRAVRERILEWEIRRG
- a CDS encoding ExbD/TolR family protein yields the protein MDEKGFENLNFVPFVDVMLVLLTIVLTTSTFIAGKTLPVSIPKADGGIAQGRQKYLLIEIGRNGYVCIDSKQVSTDGLLSCLGEKGKDTPVLVRPDKSIELQGFVDVLI
- a CDS encoding DUF364 domain-containing protein codes for the protein MKGKTYFLEPEKGASLLDEAVEKLRILRQDNFSSLIVERVVIGIFFTGVKLSTGCTGVAYTPPETARAAGRQILKGSAPNFRGQSAQDILNGKHTSPFANVVRLALINALSVPLMREYLATGSNGLDLTEFSDFFVDRKICMVGAIMPILKKLDKITAAGIRIVERKTDSIPKNRKMLLVHPENTAEALGWCDTAVITGASIANGSFEYLVSKVKPDAAIAVVGPTAGFIPLPLFRRRVAIVSTVTVTDGDMALDILAEGGGAYQLFGKCVKKINLLNRDRMFELGMQF